The Kribbella sp. NBC_00662 nucleotide sequence GATCTCGCGGGAGCTCGGCGTACTGAACCCGGAAGGTTTCCTCGGACTGCACGTCCTGCAGCTGTTCTCGTTCCCGTCGGGTGACCCGACCGAGTTCGAGAAGTTCACGCCGGAGGACTTCGCGGCGCTGGAGCACCTGAAGTGGTTCCAGTCGGTCGGCGGGTACAACGCGATCAACTCGACCCGCCCGCAGACCGTTGCCGTCGGCATCTCCGACTCGCCGGTCGGGCAGCTGGCGTGGAACGAGCTCTTCAACAACTTCGGCAACGGCACCAGCCTGGTCAGCCGCGACCAGATCCTGACCGAGGTCTCGCTGTACTGGTTCACCAACAGCTCGGCCGCGGCCGGCCGGTACCACTACGAAGAGGCGAACTCCGGCGCCGAGCCGCAGATCAACCACGCGCCGACCGGCGTCGCGGTGTTCGCGGACGACTTCAAGACGATCCGCCCGCTGGCGGACCGCGACAACACCAACATCGTGCACTGGTCGAACTTCGAGAAGGGCGGCCACTTCGCCACCCTCGAGTGCCCGAACGACGTGACCGCCGACCTGCGGAAGTTCTTCCGCAGCCTGTGAGTTCACCGGGCCGGCTCGCTCTCGGGCGAGCCGGCCCGTTCAGCTTTTCAGCTCGATCTTGCCGATCACCTTCGGCCCGACGGTGTCGAGCACGAGGATGCCGTCCTGGTAGAAGTTGCTGACGTACATCCGCTGGCCGTCCGGACTGACGGCCAGTTCCACTGTCACCCCCAGGTCGTCGGTGAGTGATCCGACGACCTGATGCTTGCCCAGGTCAACGATCCGGACGACGTCGTCCGAGCCCTCGGTGCCGAGGATGTAGAGCTTCTCGCCGTCGGACGCCGCGATCCTCGACGCAGCCGGCACGTTGACCGGTGTCGGGCGGGTCGTCTCGACGTTCGTGTTGATCACCGCGTACGAGGTGCTGCCGATCGCGTACAACATTCCGTCCGGCCCCGGCGCGAGGTCACGCGGTTCGGAATTGATCTTGATCGGCGTCCGCGCGGGCTGACGGGTCTTCGTGTCGATCACCGCGACGACGTTCGCGCCGCCCGCGACGTACAGCCGCTCACCCTTCTCGTCGACGGCGATGTCCGCCGGATTCGGTCCGCTGGCCAACGGACCACCGACTGTCTGCATGGTCTCGGTGTTGACCTCGGTGATCGTCTGGCTCTTCTGGCTGAGCACGTAGACACGGTGGGCGGCAGCGCTCGCCGTTATCTCGGTCGGCTCAGGCGCGACAGCGATCGGCTGGCCGACGACCTTCCACGCGGCGACGTCGATCACCGAGATCGTGCCGGAGCCCGAGTTGGCGACGTACAGCATCTTCCCGTCCGGGGAGAGCGCAAGTCGGCTGGGCTGGATCCCGACCCGGAGCGCGTCGCCGACCTGTTTGCGGGTCGTCGTACTCAGCTTCAGGATGCGCGCGTTGACGATGTCGGCGGCGTAGAGGAACTGGCTGTCCGGGCTGACCGCCAGGCCGACCGCGATCGGAGATCTCGTTGCAGGCGGTACGACGGCAACGACGACGCCGCCGAGGACTGCGGGTGCGACCAACGTTGCCGCCAACAACCGGCGTCGCGTGGGAAGGATGGTCCCGGCCGGTCTGATGACACCGACGAGGCCGAGCAGGAGCCACACCGCGAACAGGACCAGCAAGCGTGCGGTGGGCCCTCCCATCGGGTTGAAGAGTCCGATCCAGACAACGAAGCCGCCGAGCACCCAGCCTGCGAAGAACGGTCGTCCGAGGTTGAACAGCGGACAGGCCAGCGCCAGCTCGGCGCCGAGAATGCCGAGGACGACCGGGGTGAGGCGACGGGTGAGGTCCGGCTGCAGGAGGTGCGGTCCGCTCCGAGAAGCGTCGACCACGATCAGGAGGACGATGATCGCCGCGGCGGCACCCAGCAACACGAGCCGGAGCTGGGGATGCGGTTCTCCTGGGCGCCATCTGGTGAACGCCACGACGCCTGCCGCGAGCCAAGCACCATGCGCGGCCGCGGCGAGGTATCCGGGAAGGTTTTGAAGTCCAGTCGGGATGAGATTCGTCAGCCAACTGGTCAGCACCAGAGCACTCACAAGCCCCGGAACCGAAAGGCCTGCAACGAACGCCGTCCCCGCCTCACGGAGCCTCAGCTGCGCGATCACGGCGGCAGTCAACACGACCGCAACGGCAATCGAGTACCACGAAGTTTGCAGCGCCGCGGACGCGATCGCGAGCCCGGCGGCCGCCACCGTCAACAAGAAGACCGGCCGATCGACCGTCGGCAGCCGCACCCGATCCCGCCAACGCCGTACCGTCGCCTTCGCCGCACCACCGAACGTCGGCCCGGCCGCGCGCCGCCGTACCATCGGTGCTGCGACTGGCTGCGGCCTGGCCGGCGGCGGGGCGTCGAGGTAGGCC carries:
- a CDS encoding epoxide hydrolase family protein, giving the protein MSANESIQSFTVNIDQADLDDLQARLARTRLPEPAPGDDWDLGTPNHYLREMVDHWQNKFDWREQEARMNEFPHYLTEIDGQTIHFIHVPSAVEGATPLLLLHTYPGSFVDFLDMIGPLTDPESYGGSAEDAFSVVVPSMPGFAFSTPLVDRGWTMARVARTYDTLMRRLGYESYGAHGSDGGAMISRELGVLNPEGFLGLHVLQLFSFPSGDPTEFEKFTPEDFAALEHLKWFQSVGGYNAINSTRPQTVAVGISDSPVGQLAWNELFNNFGNGTSLVSRDQILTEVSLYWFTNSSAAAGRYHYEEANSGAEPQINHAPTGVAVFADDFKTIRPLADRDNTNIVHWSNFEKGGHFATLECPNDVTADLRKFFRSL
- a CDS encoding caspase family protein, whose amino-acid sequence is MGRRRALLVATYEYEDAGLRRLTTPAQDAEALADVLEDPAIAGFEVQVLINEPTSRVGEAIGEFYATAERDDLTLLYFSGHGLKDDNGRLYLAMKNTKRERLRFSALPAHMIDEAVEDSPARQKILILDCCYAGAYTVERFAKSDAAIHTKAELGGRGRIVLTATDSRQYAFEGSEIHGEAAQSVFTRHVVEGLRSGAADLDSDGDITADELYRYVYDAVVAEQPSQRPKQFADVEGRTVIAANVQWTLPPRITANLDSPLQPLREAGLQELGQLLQASNEDVRQTARAKLEELTNDDSRTISNTAQAYLDAPPPARPQPVAAPMVRRRAAGPTFGGAAKATVRRWRDRVRLPTVDRPVFLLTVAAAGLAIASAALQTSWYSIAVAVVLTAAVIAQLRLREAGTAFVAGLSVPGLVSALVLTSWLTNLIPTGLQNLPGYLAAAAHGAWLAAGVVAFTRWRPGEPHPQLRLVLLGAAAAIIVLLIVVDASRSGPHLLQPDLTRRLTPVVLGILGAELALACPLFNLGRPFFAGWVLGGFVVWIGLFNPMGGPTARLLVLFAVWLLLGLVGVIRPAGTILPTRRRLLAATLVAPAVLGGVVVAVVPPATRSPIAVGLAVSPDSQFLYAADIVNARILKLSTTTRKQVGDALRVGIQPSRLALSPDGKMLYVANSGSGTISVIDVAAWKVVGQPIAVAPEPTEITASAAAHRVYVLSQKSQTITEVNTETMQTVGGPLASGPNPADIAVDEKGERLYVAGGANVVAVIDTKTRQPARTPIKINSEPRDLAPGPDGMLYAIGSTSYAVINTNVETTRPTPVNVPAASRIAASDGEKLYILGTEGSDDVVRIVDLGKHQVVGSLTDDLGVTVELAVSPDGQRMYVSNFYQDGILVLDTVGPKVIGKIELKS